A DNA window from Hypomesus transpacificus isolate Combined female chromosome 24, fHypTra1, whole genome shotgun sequence contains the following coding sequences:
- the lztr1 gene encoding leucine-zipper-like transcriptional regulator 1, producing the protein MSCKSKVAPSVDFDHSCSDSVEYLTLNFGPFETVHRWRRLPPCDEFVGARRSKHTVVAYRDAIYVFGGDNGKNMLNDLLRFDVKDCSWCRAFTTGTPPAPRYHHSAVVYGSSMFVFGGYTGDIYSNSNLKNKNDLFEYKFATGQWTEWKVEGSLPVARSAHGATVYSDKLWIFAGYDGNARLNDMWTISLQDREHACWEEIAQSGEIPPSCCNFPVAVCRNKMFVFSGQSGAKITNNLFQFEFKGHMWTRIPTEHLLRGSPPPPQRRYGHTMVAFDRHLYVFGGAADNTLPNELHSYDVDSQSWEVVQPSLDSEDPLGNEMTSSQGSIVMPSGRLFHAAAVIHNAMYVFGGTVDNNVRSGEMYRFQFSCYPRCTLHEDYGKLWENRQFCDVEFILGEREERVLGHIAIVTARCQWLRKKILQARDRQRQKNKPESCEESEEGPPPGPRDLPCVSRPSGAQPLLEVSIREAEAKPFEVLMQFLYTDKILYPRRGHVQDVLLIMDVYKLALSFKLSRLEQLCVQYIEASVDLQNVLSVCENANKLQLDQLKEHCLNFVVKETHFNQVIMTKEFERLSTALIVEIVRRKQQPPPRVYSDQPVDIGTSLVQDMKAYLEGGGLDFCDIILLLDGHPRPAHKAILAARSSYFEAMFRSFMPEDGQVNISIGEMVPSKQAFESMLRYIYYGDVNMPPEDSLYLFAAPYYYGFSNNRLQAYCKQNLEMNVTVENVLQILEAADKTQALDMKKHCLHIIVHQFIKVSKLPNLRSLSQLLLLDIIESLATHISDKQCAEMGSDI; encoded by the exons GGGGAGACAATGG GAAAAACATGCTGAACGATCTGTTACGTTTTGACGTCAAAGACTGCTCATGGTGTCG AGCCTTCACCACGGGCACCCCGCCGGCACCCAGGTACCATCACTCCGCGGTGGTGTATGGCAGCAGCATGTTTGTATTCG GGGGTTATACGGGCGATATCTACTCCAACTCCAACttgaaaaacaaaaatgacCTCTTTGAATACAAATTCGCAACAGGACAGTGGACTGAGTGGAAAGTTGAGGGCAG TTTGCCTGTGGCCAGGTCAGCCCACGGGGCTACAGTCTACAGTGATAAACTCTGGATATTCGCTGGCTATGATGGGAACGCCAG GTTGAATGACATGTGGACCATCAGTCTCCAGGACCGAGAGCATGCTTgttgggaggag ATCGCTCAGAGTGGAGAGATCCCTCCGTCCTGCTGCAACTTCCCAGTGGCCGTGTGCAGGAACAAGATGTTTGTGTTTTCTGGCCAGAGCGGAGCCAAGATCACCAACAACCTCTTCCAGTTCGAGTTCAAGGGCCACAT GTGGACCCGCATCCCCACGGAGCACCTCCTGCGGggctcccctcccccgccccagaGGCGCTACGGCCACACCATGGTGGCCTTCGACCGCCATCTCTATGTGTTCGGCGGGGCGGCTGACAACACGCTGCCCAACGAGCTCCACAGCTACGACGTGGACTCCCAGAGCTGGGAGGTGGTCCAGCCTAGCCTGGACAGCGAG GATCCCCTCGGAAACGAGATGACTTCATCTCAAGGGTCAATTGTG aTGCCCAGCGGGCGTTTGTTCCACGCCGCCGCCGTCATCCACAACGCCATGTACGTCTTCGGAGGCACGGTGGACAATAACGTGCGGAGCGGCGAGATGTACCGCTTCCAG TTTTCATGCTACCCCAGGTGCACCCTTCACGAGGACTATGGCAAGCTTTGGGAGAACAGGCAGTTCTGTGATGTGGAGTTCATCCTGGGGGAG agggaggagagagttctGGGTCACATCGCCATAGTGACGGCGAGATGCCAGTGGCTGCGTAAGAAGATCCTGCAGGCtcgggacagacagagacag AAGAACAAGCcggagagctgtgaggagagcgaggagggcCCCCCTCCAGGGCCCAGGGACCTCCCGTGTGTGAGCCGGCCCTCGGGGGCCCAGCCTCTCCTGGAGGTGTCCATCAGGGAGGCCGAGGCCAAGCCCTTCGAGGTTCTCATGCAGTTCCTCTACACGGATAAGATCCTGTACCCTCGTCGAG GTCACGTCCAGGACGTCCTGCTGATCATGGACGTCTACAAGCTGGCTCTGAGCTTCAAGCTGTCTCGTCTGGAGCAGCTGTGCGTGCAGTACATTGAGGCGTCCGTCGACCTGCAGAACGTCCTGAGCGTGTGCGAGAACGCCAACAAGCTGCAGCTGGACCAGCTGAAG GAGCACTGCCTGAACTTCGTGGTGAAGGAGACTCACTTCAACCAGGTGATCATGACCAAAGAGTTTGAGCGGCTCTCCACGGCGCTGATCGTGGAGATCGTGCGGCGGAAGCAGCAGCCTCCTCCTCGGGTGTACTCGGACCAGCCGGTGGACATAGGGACCTCCCTGGTCCAGGACATGAAGGCCTACCTGGAGGGGGGCGGCCTGGACTTCTGTGACATCATCCTGCTGTTGGACGGACACCCGCGCCCCGCCCACAAAGCCATACTGGCCGCCCGCTCCAG TTACTTTGAGGCCATGTTCCGCTCCTTCATGCCAGAGGACGGCCAGGTGAACATCTCCATCGGGGAGATGGTGCCAAGCAAGCAGGCCTTTGAGTCCATGCTGCGCTACATCTACTACGGAGACGTCAACATGCCTCCAGAAGACTCCCT CTACCTGTTTGCAGCTCCATATTACTATGGGTTCTCCAACAACAGACTCCAGGCCTACTGCAAGCAGAACCTGGAGATGAACGTCACAGTGGAGAACGTCCTGCAG aTATTGGAGGCTGCAGACAAGACCCAGGCCCTGGACATGAAGAAGCACTGCCTACACATCATCGTCCACCAGTTCATCAAG gTGTCCAAGCTTCCCAACCTGAGGTCCCTgagccagctgctgctgctagacATCATCGAGTCTCTGGCCACGCACATATCAGACAAACAGTGTGCTGAGATGGGCTCCGACATATAG